Proteins from one Enterobacter bugandensis genomic window:
- the ispE gene encoding 4-(cytidine 5'-diphospho)-2-C-methyl-D-erythritol kinase gives MMTHWPSPAKLNLFLYITGQRADGYHTLQTLFQFIDYGDTIAIEPRQDGQICLLTPVDGVAHEDNLIVRAARLLMKAAAESGRLPAGSGADIRIEKRLPMGGGLGGGSSNAATVLVALNHLWGCGLSTDELAGLGLTLGADVPVFVRGHAAFAEGVGEILSPVNPPEKWYLVAHPGVSIPTPVIFKDPDLKRNTPVRSIETLLNCEFSNDCEDIARKRFREVDAVLSWLLEYAPSRLTGTGACVFAEFDTESAARQVLEQAPDWLHGFVARGMNTSPLQQAILAQTEFR, from the coding sequence ATGATGACCCACTGGCCTTCTCCGGCAAAACTGAACCTGTTTTTATACATCACCGGCCAGCGTGCTGACGGCTATCACACTCTGCAGACGCTGTTTCAGTTCATTGACTATGGCGACACGATTGCCATCGAGCCGCGTCAGGATGGGCAGATTTGCCTGCTGACGCCGGTCGACGGCGTGGCGCATGAGGACAACCTGATCGTCCGCGCCGCGCGCCTGCTGATGAAAGCCGCCGCGGAGTCGGGCCGTCTGCCGGCGGGAAGCGGTGCGGATATCCGCATTGAGAAGCGTCTGCCGATGGGTGGCGGTCTCGGCGGGGGCTCATCCAACGCCGCCACCGTGCTGGTTGCGCTGAACCACCTCTGGGGCTGCGGGCTGTCGACGGATGAACTGGCTGGTTTGGGCTTAACGCTGGGCGCAGATGTCCCTGTGTTTGTTCGCGGCCACGCGGCCTTTGCCGAGGGCGTGGGCGAGATCCTCTCCCCGGTCAACCCGCCGGAAAAATGGTATCTGGTTGCCCACCCCGGCGTGAGCATTCCGACCCCGGTCATCTTTAAAGATCCTGACCTGAAAAGAAATACCCCGGTACGGTCAATAGAAACGTTATTAAATTGTGAATTCAGCAACGATTGCGAGGATATCGCAAGAAAACGTTTTCGCGAGGTTGATGCGGTGCTTTCCTGGCTGTTAGAATACGCGCCGTCGCGCCTGACCGGTACAGGGGCCTGTGTCTTTGCTGAATTTGACACCGAATCCGCCGCCCGTCAGGTGCTTGAGCAAGCGCCGGATTGGCTGCATGGTTTTGTAGCGCGCGGGATGAACACCTCCCCCCTACAGCAGGCCATTCTGGCGCAGACTGAGTTTCGGTGA
- the pth gene encoding aminoacyl-tRNA hydrolase, with product MTIKLIVGLANPGAEYAATRHNAGAWYVDLLAERLRAPLREEPKFFGYTSRINLAGADVRLLVPTTFMNLSGKAVAAMATFYRINPDEILVAHDELDLPPGVAKFKLGGGHGGHNGLKDIISKLGNNPNFHRLRVGIGHPGDKNKVVGFVLGKPPVSEQKLIDEAVDEAARCTEIWLQDGLTKATNRLHAFKAQ from the coding sequence GTGACGATTAAACTGATTGTCGGCCTCGCCAACCCGGGCGCGGAGTATGCGGCCACCCGCCACAACGCCGGAGCCTGGTACGTCGATCTGCTGGCCGAACGGTTACGTGCTCCCCTGCGTGAAGAACCAAAATTCTTCGGCTATACCTCACGTATCAACCTTGCTGGCGCGGATGTTCGCCTGCTGGTGCCCACCACCTTTATGAACCTGAGTGGTAAAGCGGTGGCGGCAATGGCAACGTTTTATCGCATCAATCCGGATGAAATTCTGGTGGCTCACGATGAGCTGGATCTCCCGCCTGGCGTAGCAAAATTCAAGCTGGGCGGCGGACACGGCGGTCACAACGGTCTTAAAGACATCATCAGCAAGTTGGGCAATAACCCGAATTTCCACCGTTTGCGCGTGGGAATCGGCCATCCGGGCGATAAAAACAAAGTTGTCGGTTTCGTGCTCGGTAAACCCCCGGTTTCCGAACAAAAACTGATTGACGAGGCAGTAGACGAAGCGGCGCGCTGCACTGAAATCTGGCTGCAAGACGGCTTAACCAAAGCGACAAATCGCTTACACGCTTTCAAAGCGCAATAA
- the dauA gene encoding C4-dicarboxylic acid transporter DauA, whose protein sequence is MKNVASSHVLPFRALIDACWKEKYTSSRFIRDLIAGITVGIIAIPLAMALAIGSGVAPQYGLYTSAVAGIVIALTGGSRFSVSGPTAAFVVILYPVSQQFGLAGLLVATLMSGVFLILFGLARFGRLIEYIPLSVTLGFTSGIGITIGTMQIKDFLGLQMTHVPEHYLQKVGALFMALPTANLGDAAIGIVTLGTLIVWPRLGIRLPGHLPALLLGCAVMAIVNMFGGHVATIGSQFHYVLADGSQGNGIPQLLPQLVLPWDMPGSSFTLSWDSLRALLPAAFSMAMLGAIESLLCAVVLDGMTGTKHKANSELVGQGLGNLIAPFFGGITATAAIARSAANVRAGATSPVSAVIHSVLVILALLILAPLLSWLPLSAMAALLLMVAWNMSEAHKVVNLLRRAPKDDIIVMLICMSLTVLFDMVIAISVGIVLASLLFMRRIAQMTRLSPVNVEVPEDVLVLRVIGPLFFAAAEGLFSDLESRIAGKRVVVLKWDAVPVLDAGGLDAFQRFVKRLPEGCELRVSNLEFQPLRTMARAGVQPIPGRLAFYPNREAALADL, encoded by the coding sequence GTGAAAAACGTAGCCTCCTCACATGTTCTGCCCTTTCGCGCCCTCATCGACGCCTGCTGGAAAGAGAAGTACACCTCGTCACGCTTTATCCGTGACCTGATTGCCGGGATCACCGTCGGAATTATTGCCATCCCGCTGGCGATGGCGCTGGCGATTGGCAGCGGCGTTGCGCCACAGTACGGTCTGTATACCTCGGCCGTTGCCGGGATTGTTATTGCCCTGACGGGCGGCTCGCGCTTCAGCGTCTCCGGCCCGACCGCCGCCTTTGTGGTGATCCTCTACCCGGTTTCACAACAGTTTGGTCTGGCAGGCCTGCTGGTTGCCACCCTGATGTCCGGCGTCTTTTTGATTCTGTTCGGTCTGGCCCGTTTTGGTCGCCTGATTGAATACATTCCCCTTTCCGTGACGCTGGGGTTCACCTCGGGGATTGGGATCACCATCGGAACCATGCAGATTAAGGATTTCCTCGGTCTGCAAATGACCCATGTTCCGGAGCACTATTTACAGAAAGTGGGGGCGCTGTTTATGGCGCTGCCAACGGCCAACCTGGGCGACGCCGCCATCGGAATAGTCACCCTGGGGACGCTGATCGTCTGGCCTCGCCTCGGTATTCGCCTGCCGGGCCATCTGCCCGCCTTGCTGCTGGGCTGCGCGGTGATGGCTATCGTCAATATGTTCGGTGGCCATGTCGCGACTATCGGCTCGCAGTTCCACTATGTTCTGGCGGACGGTTCGCAGGGTAACGGCATTCCACAGCTGCTGCCGCAGCTGGTGCTGCCGTGGGACATGCCTGGTTCGAGCTTCACCCTGAGCTGGGATTCCCTTCGCGCCCTGCTGCCCGCCGCGTTCTCTATGGCGATGCTGGGAGCGATTGAATCCCTGCTGTGCGCTGTGGTGCTCGACGGCATGACCGGCACCAAGCACAAAGCCAACAGCGAACTGGTCGGTCAGGGCTTAGGCAACCTCATCGCACCGTTCTTTGGCGGGATTACCGCCACGGCAGCCATCGCCCGTTCTGCGGCCAACGTGCGCGCAGGTGCGACCTCCCCCGTTTCAGCGGTTATCCACTCCGTGCTGGTAATTCTGGCGCTGCTGATCCTTGCCCCGCTGCTCTCCTGGCTGCCGCTTTCCGCCATGGCCGCCCTGCTGCTGATGGTGGCCTGGAACATGAGCGAGGCGCATAAGGTGGTGAATCTGCTGCGCCGTGCGCCGAAAGACGACATCATCGTGATGCTAATCTGCATGTCGCTAACCGTGCTGTTCGATATGGTTATCGCCATCAGCGTCGGGATCGTGCTCGCGTCCCTGCTATTTATGCGCCGCATCGCGCAGATGACGCGCCTCTCGCCGGTTAACGTGGAGGTGCCTGAGGATGTGCTGGTGCTGCGCGTGATTGGCCCGCTCTTCTTTGCCGCGGCGGAAGGGTTGTTCAGCGATCTGGAGTCCCGCATCGCGGGGAAACGGGTTGTGGTGCTGAAGTGGGATGCCGTCCCGGTGCTGGATGCCGGCGGTCTGGATGCCTTCCAGCGCTTTGTGAAACGTCTGCCGGAAGGCTGCGAGCTGCGGGTCAGCAACCTGGAATTCCAGCCCCTGCGCACCATGGCGCGTGCGGGCGTGCAGCCGATCCCTGGCCGCCTTGCCTTTTATCCTAACCGTGAAGCCGCGTTAGCGGATCTGTGA
- the prs gene encoding ribose-phosphate diphosphokinase: protein MPDMKLFAGNATPELAQRIANRLYTSLGDAAVGRFSDGEVSVQINENVRGGDIFIIQSTCAPTNDNLMELVVMVDALRRASAGRITAVIPYFGYARQDRRVRSARVPITAKVVADFLSSVGVDRVLTVDLHAEQIQGFFDVPVDNVFGSPILLEDMLQLNLDNPIVVSPDIGGVVRARAIAKLLNDTDMAIIDKRRPRANVSQVMHIIGDVAGRDCVLVDDMIDTGGTLCKAAEALKERGAKRVFAYATHPIFSGNAVNNLRNSVIDEVVVCDTIPLSDEIKALPNVRTLTLSGMLAEAIRRISNEESISAMFEH from the coding sequence GTGCCTGATATGAAGCTTTTTGCTGGTAACGCCACCCCGGAACTAGCACAACGTATTGCCAACCGCCTGTACACTTCCCTCGGCGACGCCGCCGTAGGTCGCTTTAGCGACGGCGAAGTCAGCGTACAAATCAACGAAAATGTACGCGGTGGTGATATTTTCATCATCCAGTCCACCTGTGCTCCAACAAACGACAACCTGATGGAACTGGTTGTTATGGTCGACGCTCTGCGTCGCGCTTCCGCAGGCCGTATCACTGCTGTTATCCCTTACTTTGGTTATGCCCGCCAGGACCGTCGCGTCCGTTCCGCGCGTGTGCCAATCACCGCAAAAGTTGTCGCTGACTTCCTGTCCAGCGTCGGCGTTGACCGCGTACTGACCGTTGACCTGCACGCAGAGCAGATCCAGGGCTTCTTCGATGTCCCGGTTGATAACGTATTCGGCAGCCCAATCCTGCTGGAAGACATGCTGCAGCTGAACCTGGATAACCCAATCGTGGTTTCTCCGGACATCGGCGGCGTGGTACGTGCCCGTGCTATCGCTAAGCTGCTGAACGATACCGACATGGCGATCATCGACAAGCGTCGTCCGCGCGCTAACGTTTCTCAGGTGATGCACATCATCGGTGACGTGGCTGGCCGCGACTGCGTGCTGGTTGACGACATGATCGATACCGGCGGTACGCTGTGTAAAGCCGCTGAAGCGCTGAAAGAGCGCGGTGCCAAGCGCGTGTTCGCTTACGCGACCCACCCGATCTTCTCCGGTAATGCAGTGAACAACCTGCGCAACTCCGTCATTGACGAAGTTGTGGTATGCGATACCATCCCACTGAGCGACGAGATCAAGGCACTGCCAAACGTGCGTACCCTGACCCTGTCCGGGATGCTGGCCGAAGCGATTCGTCGTATCAGCAACGAAGAATCCATCTCTGCAATGTTCGAACACTAA
- the lolB gene encoding lipoprotein insertase outer membrane protein LolB, whose translation MTRLIRLLPLAALVLTACTVTQPKGPGKSPDSPQWRQHQQDVLNLKQYQTRGAFAYLSDEQKVYARFFWQQTGQDNYRLLLLNPLGSTELELIAKPGEAQITDNKGQHYTATDAEEMIGKLTGMPIPLNSLRQWILGLPGEATDYTLDDQYRLSQVNYTQNGKTWKVVYSAYDSKSKPSLPSNMELTQGSQRIKLKMDNWIVK comes from the coding sequence ATGACCCGACTGATTCGCCTGCTGCCGCTGGCAGCACTGGTTCTGACCGCCTGTACTGTCACCCAACCAAAAGGCCCGGGCAAAAGCCCTGATTCACCGCAGTGGCGTCAGCACCAGCAGGACGTCCTTAATTTGAAGCAGTACCAGACGCGCGGCGCCTTCGCGTATCTCTCTGACGAACAAAAGGTTTATGCCCGCTTCTTCTGGCAGCAAACGGGGCAGGACAACTATCGCCTGCTGCTGCTGAACCCGCTTGGCAGCACCGAGCTGGAGCTTATCGCCAAACCGGGCGAAGCGCAGATCACCGATAACAAAGGCCAGCACTACACGGCGACCGATGCTGAAGAGATGATTGGCAAGCTGACCGGGATGCCAATTCCACTGAACAGCCTGCGCCAGTGGATCCTCGGCCTGCCGGGCGAAGCAACCGACTATACGCTTGACGATCAATACCGTCTGAGCCAGGTCAACTACACCCAGAACGGCAAAACCTGGAAAGTGGTGTACAGCGCCTATGACAGCAAGAGTAAACCGTCGCTGCCATCAAACATGGAGCTGACCCAGGGCAGCCAGCGCATCAAGCTGAAAATGGACAACTGGATCGTTAAATGA
- a CDS encoding MerR family transcriptional regulator has product MLIQVGELAKRAGITVRTLHHYEQTGLLLPSARSAAGYRLYNLADVQRLHMIQALAKAGLELAEIRDFLEKESLSLTELLDAQITLLDKQLRSIHTLRDRLVELRTGLTDDATPDLESWLQTLELMNMYDRWFSKEELQQLPFAVQKDALAAIWSGLVAEANALLEQDIPVTDTRAMDLATRWMERLEQDTAGKPEFLTRLNEMHSVEPQMQAQTGITPEMTDYITRAFAESKLSIWEKYLTAEEMAFTRAHYFDRMMEWPPLVAKLHQAQRDNIAPDSKEAQKLAENWLALFQSYAGTNPETQQKFRTAMQQEPHLMKGTWMTPAVLAWLQQAIGVMMQRRFSESGNSQIR; this is encoded by the coding sequence ATGTTGATTCAGGTGGGTGAGCTGGCGAAACGAGCCGGTATCACCGTGCGGACATTGCATCACTACGAGCAAACAGGGCTGTTGCTGCCTTCTGCCAGAAGCGCGGCAGGTTACCGGCTTTACAACCTGGCGGATGTCCAGCGTCTGCACATGATCCAGGCGCTGGCAAAAGCGGGGCTGGAACTTGCCGAAATCAGGGATTTTCTGGAAAAGGAGTCGCTGTCTTTGACCGAGCTACTCGATGCGCAAATCACGCTGCTGGATAAACAGCTGCGCAGCATACACACGCTGCGCGACCGGCTGGTGGAACTGCGTACCGGGCTTACCGACGATGCGACGCCGGATCTGGAGTCCTGGCTACAGACTCTGGAGTTAATGAATATGTACGATCGCTGGTTTAGCAAAGAAGAGTTACAGCAGCTGCCGTTTGCGGTGCAGAAGGATGCGCTGGCGGCTATCTGGTCAGGGCTGGTGGCAGAGGCTAACGCGCTGCTGGAACAGGATATACCCGTTACTGACACGCGGGCGATGGATCTGGCGACCCGCTGGATGGAACGTCTTGAACAGGACACGGCGGGCAAGCCGGAGTTTCTCACCCGGCTGAACGAGATGCACAGCGTAGAGCCACAGATGCAGGCGCAGACCGGCATCACCCCGGAAATGACAGATTACATCACGCGCGCGTTTGCGGAATCTAAGCTCAGCATATGGGAGAAGTATCTCACTGCCGAAGAGATGGCCTTTACCCGGGCGCATTATTTTGACCGCATGATGGAGTGGCCGCCGCTGGTGGCGAAACTGCATCAGGCGCAGCGGGACAATATCGCTCCTGACTCGAAGGAGGCGCAAAAGCTGGCTGAAAACTGGCTGGCATTGTTCCAGTCCTACGCAGGCACCAACCCCGAGACCCAGCAAAAGTTTCGTACGGCTATGCAGCAGGAGCCGCATCTGATGAAAGGAACCTGGATGACGCCTGCCGTGCTTGCATGGCTCCAGCAGGCGATCGGGGTGATGATGCAGAGACGTTTCTCTGAATCAGGTAACTCACAGATCCGCTAA
- the hemA gene encoding glutamyl-tRNA reductase, translated as MTLLALGINHKTAPVSLRERVTFSPDTLDLALDSLLAQPMVQGGVVLSTCNRTELYLSVEEQDNLHDALIRWLCDYHNLNEDELRNSLYWHQDNDAVSHLMRVASGLDSLVLGEPQILGQVKKAFADSQKGHLKASELERMFQKSFSVAKRVRTETDIGASAVSVAFAACTLARQIFESLSTVTVMLVGAGETIELVARHLREHKVKKMIIANRTRERAQVLADEVGAEVVALSDIDERLKEADIIISSTASPLPIIGKGMVERALKSRRNQPMLLVDIAVPRDVEPEVGKLANAYLYSVDDLQSIISHNLAQRKAAAVQAETIVEQETSEFMAWLRAQSVSETIREYRGQAEQVRDDLTAKALAALEQGGDAQAIMQDLAWKLTNRLIHAPTKSLQQAARDGDDERLTILRNSLGLE; from the coding sequence ATGACCCTATTAGCACTCGGCATCAACCACAAAACGGCCCCGGTTTCGCTGCGAGAACGCGTTACGTTTTCGCCGGATACGCTTGACCTGGCGCTGGACAGCCTGCTTGCACAGCCGATGGTGCAGGGTGGCGTGGTGCTTTCGACGTGCAACCGTACCGAGCTGTATTTGAGCGTGGAAGAGCAGGATAACCTGCACGACGCGCTGATCCGCTGGCTATGTGACTACCACAATCTCAACGAAGACGAGCTGCGCAACAGCCTGTACTGGCATCAGGATAACGATGCGGTCAGCCATCTGATGCGCGTCGCCAGCGGTCTGGATTCGCTGGTGCTTGGCGAGCCGCAGATCCTCGGCCAGGTAAAAAAAGCCTTCGCAGATTCCCAGAAAGGGCATCTCAAGGCCAGCGAGCTGGAGCGTATGTTCCAGAAGTCCTTCTCCGTGGCGAAGCGTGTGCGAACCGAAACCGACATTGGTGCCAGTGCGGTTTCTGTTGCTTTCGCGGCCTGTACCCTTGCACGGCAAATCTTTGAATCCCTGTCGACCGTCACCGTGATGCTGGTAGGCGCGGGCGAAACCATCGAGCTTGTGGCGCGCCATCTGCGCGAGCATAAAGTGAAAAAGATGATTATCGCGAACCGCACCCGCGAACGCGCGCAGGTGCTGGCGGACGAAGTGGGTGCCGAGGTGGTTGCGCTGAGCGATATTGATGAACGTCTGAAAGAGGCTGACATTATTATCAGCTCTACCGCCAGCCCGCTGCCGATCATCGGTAAAGGGATGGTGGAGCGTGCGCTGAAATCCCGCCGTAATCAGCCAATGCTGCTGGTGGATATCGCCGTTCCGCGCGATGTTGAGCCAGAGGTTGGCAAGCTGGCTAACGCCTATCTTTACAGCGTGGATGACCTGCAAAGCATTATTTCGCACAACCTCGCCCAGCGTAAAGCGGCGGCCGTGCAGGCGGAAACCATTGTTGAGCAGGAAACCAGCGAATTTATGGCCTGGCTGCGCGCGCAAAGCGTCAGCGAGACCATCCGAGAGTACCGCGGGCAGGCGGAGCAGGTGCGTGATGACCTGACTGCCAAAGCGTTAGCGGCCCTGGAACAGGGCGGCGACGCGCAGGCGATTATGCAGGATCTGGCGTGGAAGCTGACCAACCGCCTGATCCATGCGCCAACCAAATCTCTTCAACAGGCTGCCCGTGACGGGGATGATGAACGCCTGACTATTCTGCGCAACAGCCTCGGGCTGGAATAG
- the ychH gene encoding stress-induced protein YchH encodes MKRKNASMLGNVLMGLGLFVMVVGVGYSILNQLPQLDLPQYFAHGAVLSIFLGAVLWLAGARVSGHEEVCDKYWWVRHYDKRCRRDQHKHS; translated from the coding sequence ATGAAACGCAAAAACGCTTCGATGCTCGGCAACGTGCTAATGGGGTTGGGACTGTTCGTGATGGTAGTCGGCGTAGGTTATTCCATTTTAAACCAACTGCCGCAGCTTGATCTCCCACAATACTTCGCGCATGGCGCGGTATTGAGCATCTTCCTCGGTGCAGTATTGTGGCTCGCCGGGGCGCGCGTAAGCGGACATGAGGAAGTCTGCGATAAATACTGGTGGGTGCGCCACTACGACAAACGTTGTCGTCGTGACCAGCATAAGCACAGCTAG
- the ychF gene encoding redox-regulated ATPase YchF, which translates to MGFKCGIVGLPNVGKSTLFNALTKAGIEAANFPFCTIEPNTGVVPMPDPRLDQLAEIVKPQRILPTTMEFVDIAGLVKGASKGEGLGNQFLTNIRETEAIGHVVRCFENDNIIHVNNKVDPADDIDVINTELALSDLDTCERAIHRVQKKAKGGDKDAKAELAALEKCLPQLENAGMLRALKNLTDEDKAAIKYLSFLTLKPTMYIANVNEDGFENNPYLDKVREIAAAEGSVVVAVCAAVESDIAELDDADREEFMAELGLEEPGLNRVIRAGYELLNLQTYFTAGVKEVRAWTIPVGATAPQAAGKIHTDFEKGFIRAQTIAFEDFITYKGEQGAKEAGKMRAEGKDYIVKDGDVMNFLFNV; encoded by the coding sequence ATGGGATTCAAATGCGGTATCGTCGGTCTGCCAAACGTGGGCAAATCCACCCTGTTTAACGCGCTTACCAAAGCGGGTATCGAAGCGGCGAACTTCCCGTTCTGTACTATCGAACCTAACACCGGCGTTGTGCCAATGCCTGACCCGCGTCTGGACCAGCTCGCGGAAATCGTGAAGCCGCAGCGCATTCTGCCCACCACCATGGAGTTCGTGGACATCGCGGGCCTGGTAAAAGGCGCATCCAAAGGTGAAGGCCTGGGCAACCAGTTCCTGACCAACATCCGTGAAACTGAAGCGATCGGCCACGTTGTGCGCTGCTTCGAGAACGACAATATCATCCACGTTAACAACAAAGTGGATCCGGCTGACGATATCGACGTTATCAACACCGAGCTGGCGCTCTCTGACCTCGACACCTGCGAACGTGCAATTCACCGCGTGCAGAAGAAAGCGAAAGGCGGCGATAAGGATGCGAAAGCGGAACTGGCTGCGCTGGAAAAATGCCTGCCACAGCTGGAAAACGCGGGCATGCTGCGCGCGCTGAAAAACCTGACTGACGAAGACAAAGCGGCGATCAAATACCTGAGCTTCCTAACCCTGAAGCCAACCATGTACATCGCCAACGTTAACGAAGACGGTTTCGAGAACAACCCGTACCTGGATAAAGTGCGCGAAATCGCAGCGGCTGAAGGTTCTGTGGTTGTGGCGGTTTGCGCTGCCGTTGAATCCGATATCGCCGAGCTGGACGACGCCGACCGTGAAGAGTTCATGGCCGAGCTGGGTCTGGAAGAGCCGGGCCTGAACCGTGTGATCCGCGCGGGCTATGAGCTGCTGAACCTGCAGACCTACTTCACCGCTGGCGTGAAGGAAGTGCGTGCCTGGACGATTCCTGTGGGTGCGACTGCGCCTCAGGCGGCCGGTAAGATCCACACCGACTTCGAGAAGGGCTTTATTCGTGCGCAGACTATCGCGTTTGAAGACTTCATTACCTACAAGGGTGAGCAAGGCGCGAAAGAAGCAGGCAAGATGCGTGCGGAAGGGAAAGATTACATCGTTAAAGATGGCGACGTGATGAACTTCCTGTTTAACGTTTGA